AACGCCAGAAGAGACTATATATTGTGGTATAATTGGCAAAAATTAGCAGGTGATGTGGTTTCAGCGGAGGTTTGAGCGCAACATATTGTTTTTCCAGCGCTTGGAGAGCTAGATGCAGTGGTGCTGGGGGTCAGTTTTTTCTTGCGTGGCATGAATTCCCATGAAATACCTCTAACTGCGATGAGGACGGTCACAAGGGGCACCAAACGACCCCGAATAAAAATAACCCAAGTCAGGTTTCATACAGGCAGCCGACTTCATCCGAAACGAAGAGATCCGGCGCGCGGGCGAGCAGACATCCCCCCAGGTGGCGCGCGCAGTCGGACATACCCCGCCACGCGGGACGAGGGCGGCGGGTTGATCAGTGGCAGCAGATCAACCCGCCGTTTTCATTTGTAGGGCAGGCTTTTTGAAACCGGGGGCAGGACGAGGGCGCCAATTCCGTGGCACGCAGGTTCAGAGGTGAAGGCACCCACAAGGTGGATGCGAAGGGCAGGGTGTCTATCCCGGCCTCGTTTCGCCGTGTGCTGGAGGCGGGCGACCCGAACTGGCGTGAGGGCGACGCGCCCGAGCTTGTCATCGTTTATGGCGACCATCGCCGCAAATTCCTCGAATGTTACACGATCGAAGCCATCAACGAGGTGGACGACAAGATTGATGCCCTTCCGCGCGGCTCCAATGAGCGCAAGATGCTGGAGCGTTTGTTCCACGGGCACAGCCATCCGACCATTGTCGACGATACCGGGCGCATCGTGCTGCCCGCCAAGCTGCGCAAGAAGATTGAGCTTGAGGGTGAGGCGTTCTTCATGGCGTCGGGCGATACGTTCCAGATCTGGAAGCCCGAGACATTTGATACCGTTGAATTGGCCCGCACCGAGGCATGGCTGGACGGGTTGCCCGAGGGCACTGACCCGCTCATCTTTTTGGATGGTGTGAAAGGGGATTGAGTGATGTCTGCTGCTGCCGCTGCATCCCCATCGCCGCATATTCCAGTACTGATTGGGCCATTGATCAAGGCTGTGGCCCCGGTGCGGGGCCGTTGGCTTGACGGCACGTTGGGTGCGGGCGGCTATACGCGCGCCCTTTTGGACGCAGGTGCCGATCATGTGATCGGTCTCGACCGTGATCCTGCGGCGCTTGAGATGGCCAAGGCCTGGGCCGACGACCGGGTGAGCCTTGTGCGCGATGTCTTCTCCAATATGGACGCGCATGGTCAGGCCCTTGATGGGGTCGTGCTGGACCTCGGGGTCAGTTCCATGCAGCTTGACCAATCCGCGCGAGGATTTTCGTTCATGCGCGACGGGCCGCTTGATATGCGGATGAGTCAGGACGGCCAGAGTGCTGCTGATCTGGTCAATGGCGCGGAGGAGGCTGTTCTGGCCGATATCCTTTATTTATATGGCGAAGAGCGTGCGAGCCGCCGCATTGCTCGCGCG
The nucleotide sequence above comes from Roseovarius carneus. Encoded proteins:
- the mraZ gene encoding division/cell wall cluster transcriptional repressor MraZ, with translation MARRFRGEGTHKVDAKGRVSIPASFRRVLEAGDPNWREGDAPELVIVYGDHRRKFLECYTIEAINEVDDKIDALPRGSNERKMLERLFHGHSHPTIVDDTGRIVLPAKLRKKIELEGEAFFMASGDTFQIWKPETFDTVELARTEAWLDGLPEGTDPLIFLDGVKGD